The segment CATTCACATAGAgttcattcatttaaataaaccCCAAGAGGTGCAGGTGTCTGGGGCATGGGTTAAGACCCCACTTAGGATGCAGAAAAGCCCTGCAggtacctgggttctagtcctgtcacCACAAGGCATTCGATTTCACATTCCTAGTCATGGCACACTGAGAGCGACCAGGTGAgcacccaaggccttgggcccctgacacccagcatgggagacccagaagcagttccaGATTCTGGAATGGTCACCTGAGCCTGCTGGCTTCTTGGGGAGGAAAGAGCACGTGCAAAGGCCAAGAGGTGGCCGAGGATCTGTGTCTACCAAGGCCGTCCAATGTGTGCAGAGGGAAaggcgggcagggggcaggtgagCAAAGGTCCCCAGTGTGAGAGGAGGAGCTGAGTCCTGCCCTGAAGGGGACAGAGCCAGACACGGGTTTGAAGGACAGCAACACTGGGGTCCACACTTTGGGCTGCTGGGCATAAAGAAAATCCACACCCGGGAGCAGACGGGGCAACAGCATGCCAGCCCGTCCCTGCTGCTTCttgttccccagccctgccctcacgTGAAGGACAATCTCACCTGAGTGGGGAGGAAATAGGACCCCCCACAGGCCGTGACCACCGTGGGTTGCCGCCAATGCTCGGTCAGTCAGGAAACTCCGCAGCAAGGTCGGGAGAAGCAAGGCTACGAAGGACCCCGCTCAGCCCCATCTGTGACACCCAACAGGGCCTGCTTCTAGTGACTTGCCCTTGTGTTGTGGACTTgtggcaggtgcacacacaccagCAGTACCTGTGTTCCCATTGCACCTCTGACAACAGTAGGCAGGTCACATAGGTGCGGGGAGCACACACAGAGTGTCTGCATGTCAGCCCtgaacaggactcactgtgctaTCCCGTCAGGATCTCCATGAACCATCTGTCAGTCCTGGGGGTGACCTTGAGATGTCTCTGAAGTCACTTTTCCCTGTCCCTTCCCAGAGGCCCTCCTAGAATGGCCTGACCACCCACTCAAGCTGAAGCACTCACAGCCCCGACTCTGTCCCAGGAGGAGGCAGAACAGCAAAAGGGCTGTGATCCATCTTGGTGGAGCCTCCATGTTGCCTcctatttgaaagaaatgatcATTCCCTAGAACTAGCTCCCAACCCCAGGAAACATGGAGCTCAGAAAATTATCCTGGGTGTGGAGGGCTCCGTGTCCACAGCTGCCCAGGTGAAGAAGGAGGGGCCCATTCCTCTGCAGGCAGCCCCCAGTTCAACGTGCACCCCTGCCTCTTTGCACAGGCAGCTTTggaaggccaggctggggccagatgACCCAGTGTCCGGGACACTTGCAGAGAAACTGCTGCTACATGGCCGCCTCTGTCCAATGCTgaacccaggccacagctggaatTCCTGCACAGCTCCCACCGGTAGCTGTCTGAGTCCACACCTGGCCAATCCCACACACTGtgatgtcagagtgcttggcCTTCGGGGCGGGTCTTGTTCTCCATGGGTAATGCAGGTGGACACTGGGTATGGAcactctcagctctgcttccatgaACCTCACTAGTGACAGGACCTCCCTGCTGTGTCACAGATGCAGGGACCCTCCTTCCTGTGTAGCTGCAACTGTGCATGTTTGAGCCTCTCACTCTCCCTtaactccctccccctccacagcCTCACCATgctcccctccctcacctccacccccCTAAACTACCACACACCAGACCCTCCCACCTTCCCCACAACCCACCACCAATCCCCCACCAACCTCTACCCCGCAtcaacctccccccacccccagccagcttCTGGGAGCCATCGCTCTCTTCTCAGGTCCAGGAGGTCAGCCATTGTGGCAGCCCCAGAGCGACAGAGGGGACTGTACTTGTCCATGTGAGCTCCATCTGGTAGCCAACTCCATGCAACCAGGGCACGGTGCACACCAGGACCCAAACACCACACAGGACCAGTTCCATGCGTACAGTGAAGACTTTTATTGGGGAGAAGCACAGCAAAGTCTCAAGCAAATGCGAGCCCTGAGGCAGGTCAGCTTGTCACTGAGGCAGGCTAGCTGGGGGCCACCTTTCGGCTGCGGGGGCCAGGGCCGCGGGCTGGGgccggcaggcagcaggcacgcAGGAGGAATCCGAGGATGCTCCTGCCaatcctcctgcccagcccctgccggccCTTGCTCGGGACAGAGGCCGATGCTGAGGGCCCAGCCTCCTCAGGCTCAGCTGCTGGGAGGTCTGGCACCACCAGGTGCGGACTGCTCCCGGgactggggctggagggggcggcCACGGGGACGGGctcgggggctgggctggcaccagggctcctctcctgcagctgtccagggaggggagaggcaaccacggggccagcagcagcaggatcCAGCTCAGGCTGGGGGAGCGACTCCGACTCCGACTCCGACTCCGACTCCGACTCCAGCTGCGACGCAGACTCAGGCTCCGACTCGGACTCCAGCTCTGCCTCGCACTCCGACTCAGGCTCCCTTTGTCCctgtgagagagaggaaggcaggtgaGAAGGACAGGTGCACCCTGGACCTCCCTCATGCCCCGAAACCCAGGGAGACCATGGACAGACCCGCGCTCTGCCACCGGGGCTCTacctgctccaggctcccggAGTGCGGCTGCAGGGACATCCGGCTGGATCCCCCAGGGCCAGATGGCTCTGAGGCTGCAGCGTCCGGAAGCAGACCCAGGCCCGCCAGGTACTCCTGGGCCTCTGGGTCCTCGGGAACCGCCAGGGGCTGCACCACGCTCAGCTCCTCGCCCTCCGCTCCTTCTAGAAGAGGGTCAAACCACCATTGCTGGAGGGCGATTTCTGCTGTGGGTCTGTCGCACGGGTCCCTGCTGAGGAGGGAGCTCAGGAGCTTCTCCAGGCCCCGGCTGGCCCCACACGGGAGCTGGTAGCTCCCCCTCTGGATGCACTCCCGCAGCTCCACCAAGTCCTTCCCGCTGAAGGGCATGATCCCCGCCAGCATGGTGAAGAGGATGACCCCCAAACTCCACATGTCGGAGGCAAAGGCGTCGTAGGGCTCCTGTTGGAACACCTCCGGGGCGCTGTACTCCGGGGTCCCGCGGAAGCCCTGCACCAGCACGTCCACGGGCAGGTAGCTGCTGAGCCCGAAGTCCGCCAGCTTCACGTTGAGCTGCGAGTCCAGCAGCAGGTTCCCCAGCTTGAGGTCCCTGTGCGCCACCCGCAGCGCATGGCAGTGGCCCACGGCCGCCAGGACTTGGTCAAACATGAACACGGCCTCGGGCTCCGGCAGGCAGCCCTGTTCCATCATGTACTGGTAGAGGTTGCCCCCGTCCACCAGCTCCATCAccaggcagtggtaatggccgACGCGCCCCACCTCCAGCAGCTCCACGATGTTCGGGTGCCTCAGGAGCTGCATGATGCTGGCCTCTTGCATCACTCGCCTGGTGCCAGAGGGCTCGCTGGAGTCTTCAAGGAATATCTTCACAGCCACCTGCCGCTGGCTGGACGCCTGCTGGGCCAGCACCACCAGGCCGAagctgccctggcccaggaccGACAGCAACTGGAGACCAAGCTGACGGCTGGTGATGGCATCCAGACCCTTACGGCCTTCCAGGCTGGTGTCCCTGACTACACTCTCTGCGCTACTCTGTCTAATATGCCTGTCCATACACACTAACTAAGGAGCTACCCTAACTACAAGAACTAACAAAATAAAGGGACAACAAGGGGACTACCTGCTGAGCTGACTAGGGCGCCACACTACCTATACTAACTACACTTAGCAAACACAGTGGCAAGACTAAGCCCTATCtcaccaaaacagaaaacaaaaaacagagaaaatccaAAACAACAACCACTAAATAGCTACACTAACACTCTGAGATCTAGCCGCGCTGTCTAGCTACAGATGCGGGGAAgccaaaaatgaacaaaactgcaaaaaaagacacaatgggccaaaaaagaaataggaggaaaaaaacaaactaaatccaaatgggggaaagaaaaaaccaagtagaacaagaaacaaacaaacaaaccaaacagcaCACCAACACCAACCAGCTCAAGCGCACGCAAAGATGGGTCCAAGTCACACAGGTCACCGAAATAGCTCCCTGGTAAAGCGGACAAAAACCTGGGCCGCGCAGCCGCTTATATAGGCGTGTGGAATCCTGTCCTCACAGGGCTCCTTATGAAGTCAGAGCGAGAAATGGGCCAATGGCAGTCCTTCAGGGACTTGCACGACTTTCTATTTCATGACAGTTGGTCCTTATGAAGTCAGAGACGGGCGGGGACCAGTCACAGCCACAGCTAATCCTCGGAGGTTTTCTCAACAAACTTCCTCTTACACAAAATCAAAGACCCCAAGAGCTTTTGGCTTAGATTGGTGATACAGAGTAATGTTTAATTTTGAACATTAAAAGCGTAGGATGTACCTATGGCCTTTTCATCTCTGGTTTAAGGAGTGATAGCAACTGTGGGGTCTTTAAGACCTCCGATTGTCTACCATCTAGATACACGTCCCATTGCCTTGAACCTCAGAGCTATAGGTCTCAGAATGAGGTGACAGCCACTCTGGCATCATGAAATCCTTGACCAAGTGTTCTGTTGCCCATGACACCATCAGGCACATTCTTCCCATCCACAGAGCTGAGAGGAAAGGATCCATCATCATCCTTTCCCCCTAAGACCATCACTAGATTCCTTGTTAGACAGCCTGGAGGACCAGCATGTAGCTGGGTTGCTATGGTCCAGGTCTGGAAGGCCAACCAAGTGTCAGCTACAGCCTCCAAATTGTCCTTAGAATCGCAGGGAGAAATGGAGGCATGTCCAGAGGTCTCAGGGTTCCTGGGCCACTCGAACAAAAAGCCTTGAACTGAGTCATTGAAAATGAGCAGAGATGTGGTCCTCAGTGTTTGCTCTGGGTGCTGGAAGATGAAGGTCAGGGCTCCAGCAGACTTGATGTTGAGAAAgagctccctctctgctgctgaCGTGCCTTCTTCAGAGAGAGACGGTAAGATGGAAAGGCTGGTGGTTTGCTGTGGTTGATTGCAGCTAAGTACACGTGTGGAGAGTGGCGTGGTAGTCCTTAAAAAGTACCACACCTAAATCCAAAACTCCCCAGTAAATTTTAGGAAAGATCATGGCTTCCTGGGGTGTCCTCAGATGGTGAAAGCACAGACCTCCCCCCGGCAAGCCCTTTAGACAGACAGGTAGCCTGCGGCTGACACTGGGGTCCAGCAGATTAAACCCTGCTACTCATATGGTCGTATGTTTGGGGCATCCTATTTGGCGCTgatgggaggcctgggtgctccacttacaatccagctccttctattgtgcctggggaagcaggggaaggtggtccaagtatttgggtctctaccacccatgcgtgagaccttgatggagttctaggctcctccCATGGCCTGATCCAGAGGTGTCCATTgttgcaatttggggagtgaaacagcggtttgaagatatctttctcattctcttttttttttctctttctttctctctctctcttgctccctctctctctctctctctcattctatcattctccccccttctctctgtaaccctttcaaataaatatctaattctccttttttttttttttttttttttggagaaaaagCAACTCACTCATCCTGTGAAAGAGAGTTGAGCTCTAGTCCTAGCTTCCCACCTCTTTCTACTTCAGCATTGACTTTGAAGTTTGAACTTGAAGTCTCGAGGGACATGGACAGTTCTCACCACTAAGCCTGCTCTGCGTGAAAGGCATCTTTGAGGCTGAACTACAGGACCCTGGGCAGGACGGCAAAatactctttaatttctttcatctaaGATTcctagttttcattgtagagatcttttgctTCTTCAGTCACATGTATTGCCAACTATGCTCTTTTCCCTAGTGTAGCTATGGAGCATGGGATTGCTTTCTACTGGGCATTGTATGTTGACGTTGCACCCTGACACTTTGTGGAGTGTATTTGCTCTCTCGggtttttggtggagtctttgctGGTTTTCTACATGTAAGATAGTATCATTGGCCAAAAGTGACAATTGGGCCTCCCTCTTTAATTTAGATGCCCTTGATTTTTTCTCTTGTCTAATATCTCTAGCTAGGATTCCAGTACAATGTGGAATTCAACTGAATGATGATAAAAAAAAGCATCTGCATACATTTAGTATCTTTTAGCACTATTCTTGGTTTTACACTGCTAGAAATATGCTTTCCTGTTGAGctgtatttgttcattttcaacctaaattttctaatatagatatcaaattcttaaattttgatGAATAATTACACATGTTAAACATGCAGAATAAACATGATTTATAGGTATATGATCTCTGAGATCAGCCAGTAATACTTCTCTTTAAGAAATTCAGGAAGCAGGGCCTGTGcactggcatagtaggtaaagccatcgctcctagcatcctatatggatgctgcaTCGCATcatagttgctccacttctgacccagctccctgatgactGCCTAGGcagagcagtagatgatggcccaactgttttcaccctgccacccacctgtgaaCCTGAATAAAACTCCTGGTTCCCAGATCGGcgtggccccgccctggctcttgtggccatcaaatgagtgaaccagtggatggaaggtttctctgtctgtctgtctctctctgtaactctgagtttcaagtaaagaATTTCCCCCCTGAGCCCTCTtgtttttcctgacaggcagagttagtcagtgagggagagagacagagagaaaagtcttccttctgttggttcaccccccaaatggccgccaaggctggcgtgctgcaccgatctgaagccaggagccaggtgcttcctcccagtctcccatgcatgccatcctccactgccttcccgggccacagcagagagctggactggaagaggatcaaccgggacagaatccagagccccaaccgggatgAGAatccggggtaccggcgccacaggaggaggactagcctagtgagctgcggtgccaggcAATGATTCCCTTtttataattgtttatttatttcaaagtcaagttacacagaggagaagcagagagagagaggtcttgcatccactggttccctctccaattggccgcaacggccggaactgcaccaatccgaagccaggagccaggagcttcttccagctctcatatgtaggtgcaggggcacaaagacttgggccatcttctactgctttcccaggccacagcagagagctggatcagaagtgtagcatctGGGTtgtaaaccagcgcccatgtgggatgccggtgcttcaggccaggacattaaccagcTGCACCCAGCACGGGCCCCAAATAACcccctgtttaaaaaaagacaggaatacagaaagcattttcaattttatttcacttaatatttctCATTCAGGATTGATTTAGTTTGACTAAAagtgtcattttcttttatgaCACATGGTGAATGATATTTTCAGATTCTGTCATTGTCAAAAGCAGTGATGTCATAAACGcttcattgtgggcatttgtaatAAACACTTTCTCCCATGGACTGCACATCATTTCAAAATCACCCACCTGGTGCGAGCAATCTTCACTCAGTCTACCGATTCAAATGCTATCCCTTCCAGAAACAATGTTTTACCTGGTATCTGGGGATCCCTTGGTTGAGGCAAGTTGACCCTTAAACATTTACTGGCACAAGTCTACCGCTATCAATTTGTCACCCATATTCACCTCTGGATTAAAACACGCTGATCTCCATTAAAGACAGTAACACAGTCATACTTCTACTTAACACAGTACAACTACCCTGCATAAAACCAAAATGCATGAGCCATTCCCCAGAAGAGAGAAAAGCCCTTGCATGGCATTGGCTCTTCTTCCACTATGGcacaattaaatattataatatgaAATGAGCAATAATTTGAATATAGCCGTAGAATCAAACATCTTAGGTTATACAATGAGGCAATAAAGAATCAAGTATATAGTTGTGTgttatgcacacacatgtatttatcataatgaaaaattCTTCATTACATTATAGTAATCCTTTCTATTTTAAACAGTATctctttttatttgcttgaaattcagtgttacagagagagagaggaagaccacAATGGTAGGCCAGCAATCCTGTAAGTCCAAGCTGGATAGTTGGCAGAAGCACTGAATGTAGGCAGAGTATGCATGGGCGTCTGTTCCGGGAAGCACAGAATGTTGGTCCTACTTGACAAGAGTAGTCCATTGTAACCAACCTGCCACCAGGTAGATGAGGGATTTCCCCAGCAACTGATGTCATATTGACCTGGAATTGGtcggactctgtcccagttgctcctcatccagtccagctcactgctgtggcccgggaaggcagtggaggatggcccaagtgcttgggccctgcactccatggaagaccaggaggaagcactggctcctggttttggatctctctctcactgtccactctgcctgtcaaaaagaaaaaaaaaaaaaagaaaaaaaaagggcggTCAGGGGGGAAATtctttacttgaaactcagagttacagagagagacagacagacagagaaaccttccatccactggtcccaCTCATttgatggccacaagagccagggcggggccacgccgatctgggaaccaggagttttatccaggttcacaggtgggtggcagggtgaaaacagttgggccatcatctactgctctgCCTAggctgttatcagggagctgggtcagaagtggagcaactacgACGCGATGCAgcatccatgggagaccaggaggaagcacctggatcttggttttggatcagcgcagcgcgctggccatagtagccattaggggagtgaaccaatggaaggaagacctttctctctgctctctgtccctctctcactatctaactctgcttatcaaaaaaaaaaaaaaaaaaggaaaagaaaaagaaaaagaaagcaacaatgaggtatcactacattttgatatttttttttttttgacaggcagagtgaacaattatagagacagagagaaaggtcttcctttttgccattggttcaccctccaatggccgctacggccagcgcatcgcgctgatcgaagctaggaaccaggtgcttctcctggtctcccatggggtgcagggcccaagcacttacgccatcctccactgcactcccaggacacagtgcagagctggactggaaaaggagcaaccgggacagaatctggcgccccaaccgggactagaacccggtgtgccagggccccaggcggaggattagcctagggagccgcggtgctggcctacaTATTTACTTAAATGACAAATATCCAAAATAATAATGATACCAAGTACTGTTGAGGATTGGAGCACAAACTCTGACTCGTTGCTAGTAGGATTATAAAATGGTTCAGCCACATTATAAGGTAGTATGGTAGTTTCTCACCTCCAAAATCACCAGGGGACTTCTGGGATGCATGTGAGAACCCCTCTCTGAGGAGGAGCCTGTTCATCTTCCAGTAACAGCAGTCTTCACCATTGCTTAGCTGCTTCCTATGGAAGATAGGAGGGacggcactgtgccacagcccgagaagctgccgcctgcgacacgAGCATCCcattgggcgccggttcaagtccttgctgttccactgctgatctagctccctgctaatgtgcctgggagaagcacTGGAGGATCctccaagggcctgggcccctgctacccatgtgggagacccggatgaagctcctggctcatggtttccacctggcccagcctaagcTGTGgcagacgtttggggagtgaaccagtggatggaagatctctctatctgtctctgtctctctgcctttcaaataaataactaaataaatataacaaagtattctggcaaaaatatttaaatagacagCCCAACACGTAGTCAAAGACAACCATTCATAGAGGGAAATGAGCAAAATCTGCAGTAAATAACAGACAATGGAAACAGACTCACGGAGACTTTCGAGAGATTTACATTATTGGACTATAAAGTGGACTGTAAAACAGTGACGCTGCTACAGGGAAACAAAAAAATGCCACGTCCGACAGTGTCAGTAGGGAAATAACTACAACAAGTGGTGTGgccaatttggaaaaagaaacagagaaatttttttaaagattttatttatttatttgagagagagagttacagacagtgagagggagagacgaacAGAAAggttttctctctgctggttcattcccccaaacggctggaatggccagcactgagccaacccaaagccaggagccccctgccctggggttTTCCACacaagttcaggggcccaaggacttgggccatcttctactgctttcccaggccataggagagagccggatcagaagaggagcgccgggacttgaaccagcacccatatgggatgccagcaccgcaggcagaggattaacctactgcaccacagcgccggcaccaaaaacagaaattctaaaactgaaaaatttaaCATAGAAGCCAAAATTGAAATTTCAGGGTGCCGACATTGTGGcatatgggtaaagctgcctcctgccatggtggcatgccatatgggaactggttcatgtcctggctgctccacttccaatccagctctctgataatggcctgagaacgcagcaaaagatggcccaagcacttggacccctgtacctgtggagaaacctggatgaagctccctggcttctgcctggctcagccctggccttgtagccaactggggagggaaccagcagatgcaagatctctctctctctctctctctctctctctctctctctctctcattctctctgtaactctttcaaataaataaataaatgaatattttttagaaattatgtTCATAGTTTCCACAGCAGATTAGACATAACTAAAGCAAAATCGACTGTTTGTAGACATGCACAgtggtggaatgagagggccatgccaaggtggccactggcaagcaagcattAGTTATTCAGGAatagctttggaaactgcctggcaacaggctgtgattggatggctttggaaactgcctggcaggctgtgattgtATGGGGCATAGACAGCCCTTTGATCatattggctggtcttg is part of the Oryctolagus cuniculus chromosome 16, mOryCun1.1, whole genome shotgun sequence genome and harbors:
- the LOC138845853 gene encoding serine/threonine-protein kinase MARK2-like; the encoded protein is MDRHIRQSSAESVVRDTSLEGRKGLDAITSRQLGLQLLSVLGQGSFGLVVLAQQASSQRQVAVKIFLEDSSEPSGTRRVMQEASIMQLLRHPNIVELLEVGRVGHYHCLVMELVDGGNLYQYMMEQGCLPEPEAVFMFDQVLAAVGHCHALRVAHRDLKLGNLLLDSQLNVKLADFGLSSYLPVDVLVQGFRGTPEYSAPEVFQQEPYDAFASDMWSLGVILFTMLAGIMPFSGKDLVELRECIQRGSYQLPCGASRGLEKLLSSLLSRDPCDRPTAEIALQQWWFDPLLEGAEGEELSVVQPLAVPEDPEAQEYLAGLGLLPDAAASEPSGPGGSSRMSLQPHSGSLEQGQREPESECEAELESESEPESASQLESESESESESESLPQPELDPAAAGPVVASPLPGQLQERSPGASPAPEPVPVAAPSSPSPGSSPHLVVPDLPAAEPEEAGPSASASVPSKGRQGLGRRIGRSILGFLLRACCLPAPARGPGPRSRKVAPS